A stretch of Carnobacterium iners DNA encodes these proteins:
- a CDS encoding VOC family protein, giving the protein MKQELVEICLRVRNIDATLDFYTNLFDFEVASRREFPEKKFDLVYLNSPGSSVQIELTYNYDAEPYNVGNGFSHLGVAVGDLEKMYEICTASTYETGELRGLSGGTPTYFFVTDPDGYRIEVKRAK; this is encoded by the coding sequence ATGAAACAAGAACTCGTTGAGATTTGCCTACGTGTCAGAAATATTGACGCTACTTTAGACTTCTATACTAATCTATTTGATTTTGAAGTTGCTAGCCGCAGAGAATTCCCTGAAAAAAAGTTTGATTTAGTTTATCTGAATTCTCCCGGTTCTTCTGTACAGATTGAGCTCACTTATAATTATGATGCTGAGCCATATAATGTAGGAAATGGCTTCAGTCATTTAGGTGTGGCTGTCGGTGATTTAGAAAAAATGTATGAAATTTGTACAGCCTCTACTTACGAAACAGGTGAGTTAAGAGGACTTTCAGGCGGTACACCAACCTATTTCTTTGTGACAGACCCTGATGGCTATCGCATTGAAGTAAAACGCGCAAAATAA